The Brachyhypopomus gauderio isolate BG-103 chromosome 12, BGAUD_0.2, whole genome shotgun sequence genome window below encodes:
- the hps3 gene encoding BLOC-2 complex member HPS3 isoform X3 codes for MVHVYNCHPFASQNIVPTAQEPGVVCCGGGAVFVVSGGGCKIEAYQMQDDGCPLICRFSTMGAVRSILYSQIGDYLVTIEERNSATYLRAYTNWRYQASEKTRIGVRLLGHFLRGSSLRGAPKEQMEIIEMPLSEPPQCMACCALTGDLLVGCSRSSAVFSLKRQELSTRLAVLDFEMLVILHVPSWNVSHVAFCAGYVALQTELEVVVVKLEHMEKTCPSPEDQTQIPSSPGAARAGLTDADVKKELENPQEAEDFFVFPKHLELLGDDAKDCGISVSLEWVESEAGRGMTLTYVLYRRFAPDFFQGCSVEETCLHSLQLLPVFSGGCYGDSDPGVREPLCVFCFFSMPSAGYLYSLKNPVELISTYQYPEKAHQAALCDQFLYVITRNALQCFSVRCCSVAARAEDPYIDTTMKACPPVTMEVCALRIQLFIGLKSLCHSGKYIVLITAADVEGREETQGAARTTDSKGPSALTGILLAVGVDSSSNPALESFLSRSFLSKKMSRTKGVSDSGHGWNLYVISTVSTLQLYREMVEYSRRYEKTSPLSQNCLHLLSEAHLLVRSALLGLTGREAPDRDLLQQAFRESCAQLADCFSRVDRQDCHLALPYYKMSGLSVTEVIQRIVTPTGRSAEVADYGKGFLFFLKHSLYEETMEELSEETANTMLDIFSQSEPEQLPHVVNSRFMAKADPTCVLEHLSRLEVSGVSSVTLTLCKAAQALRLGQLQQYHQQMDRHTEMLQVFGFVEEPRLLLQGRGVAVTPTVFARHLHHTQDGLLVAAVVALHENSKVKLEEADLFFQELGKDSMDRQSLQVLVDFWEALLVASSQGTIIQELLSRLTSVYIDRVTRGERAGLVALRSAEDLMNSCSHYGQLYPWVNILTPSHPSTTQDHQEDLRKLQVCNITDSLPGHRSEW; via the exons ATGGTTCATGTGTACAACTGCCACCCCTTCGCTTCCCAGAACATAGTGCCCACGGCCCAAGAGCccggtgtggtgtgttgtggaggaggTGCCGTGTTCGTGGTGTCGGGCGGAGGATGCAAGATCGAGGCGTACCAGATGCAGGACGATGGCTGCCCTCTCATCTGTCGTTTTTCTACTATGGGTGCAGTCCGTAGTATTCTGTACAGTCAAATAG GGGACTATCTAGTTACTATTGAGGAGAGAAACAGCGCCACCTACCTCCGGGCCTACACCAACTGGCGCTATCAGGCTTCTGAGAAGACCCGCATCGGCGTGCGTCTCCTCGGACACTTCCTGCGCGGCTCGTCGCTGCGTGGAGCTCCAAAGGAGCAGATGGAGATCATCGAGATGCCACTGTCCGAGCCCCCTCAGTGCATGGCGTGCTGCGCCCTGACGGGAGACCTGCTGGTCGGCTGCTCCAGGAGCTCGGCGGTGTTCAGCCTGAAGAGGCAGGAGCTGAGCACGCGGCTGGCTGTGCTGGACTTCGAAATGCTCGTCATCCTCCACGTTCCCAGCTGGAACGTGTCACACGTGGCCTTCTGTGCCGGATACGTGGCCTTGCAGACAGagctggaggtggtggtggtgaagctGGAGCACATGGAGAAGACGTGTCCATCTCCAGAAGATCAAACACAGATACCCAGCAGCCCTGGAGCAGCCCGAGCTGGCCTCACTGATGCTG ATGTGAAAAAAGAGCTTGAAAATCCTCAAGAGGCCGAAGACTTCTTTGTGTTCCCAAAGCATCTGGAGCTACTGGGAGATGATGCAAAAGACTGTGGCATCTCTGTGTCTTTAGAGTGGGTGGAGtcagaggcaggcagaggcaTGACACTTACTTATGTACTTTACAG GAGGTTTGCTCCAGACTTTTTCCAGGGCTGCAGTGTGGAGGAAACATGCTTACATTCGTTGCAGCTCCTTCCTGTATTTTCTG GTGGTTGTTATGGAGACAGTGATCCAGGCGTGAGAGAGCCTCTGTGTGTCTTCTGCTTCTTCTCCATGCCCAGTGCTGGTTACCTGTACAGCCTGAAGAACCCCGTGGAGCTAATCTCCACGTACCAGTacccagagaaggcccatcaaGCTGCTCTGTGCGATCAGTTCTTGTATGTCATCACCAG GAATGCTCTGCAGTGCTTCTCTGTGCGCTGCTGTTCGGTGGCAGCTCGGGCGGAGGACCCCTACATCGACACCACCATGAAG GCGTGTCCCCCCGTCACCATGGAAGTGTGTGCGCTGCGTATTCAGCTCTTCATTGGTCTGAAGTCACTGTGTCACAGCGGGAAGTACATCGTGTTGATCACAGCCGCCGACGTGGAGGGCAGAGAGGAGACGCAAGGAGCAGCGAGAACGAC CGATTCAAAAGGGCCCTCTGCCCTCACAGGGATTCTCCTAGCGGTAGGTGTAGATTCATCATCCAACCCTGCTCTGGAGAGCTTCCTATCCAGATCCTTCCT aTCTAAGAAGATGTCCAGGACCAAGGGTGTCAGTGACAGTGGTCATGGATGGAACCTGTATGTGATCAGCACTGTGTCCACACTGCAGCTCTACAGAGAGATG GTGGAGTACAGTAGGCGGTATGAGAAGACCAGCCCGCTGTCCCAGAACTGTCTGCACCTGCTGAGTGAGGCCCACCTGCTGGTACGGAGTGCCCTGCTGGGCCTAACGGGGCGTGAGGCCCCAGACCGAGACCTGCTCCAGCAGGCATTCAGAGAGAGCTGCGCTCAGCTGGCTGACTGCTTCAGCAG GGTTGACAGGCAGGATTGTCACCTGGCCCTGCCCTACTACAAGATGTCTGGCCTGTCTGTGACTGAGGTCATCCAGAGGATCGTGACCCCCACCGGCCGCAGTGCAGAGGTGGCCGACTATGGGAAAGGCTTCCTGTTCTTCCTCAAGCACTCTCTCTATGAGGAAACCATGGAAGAGCTGAGTGAA GAGACGGCTAACACGATGCTGGATATTTTCAGTCAGTCAGAGCCTGAGCAGCTCCCACATGTAGTGAACAGCCGGTTCATGGCGAAGGCCGACCCCACGTGCGTGCTGGAGCACCTGTCGCGGCTGGAGGTGTCGGGGGTGTCCTCCGtcaccctcacactctgcaAGGCTGCCCAGGCCCTGCGTCTGGGACAGCTGCAGCAGTACCACCAGCAGATGGACCGCCACACCGAG ATGCTGCAGGTCTTCGGCTTTGTGGAGGAGCCCAGGCTGCTGTTGCAGGGCAGAGGTGTTGCCGTGACGCCCACCGTGTTCGCTCGGCACCTGCATCACACACAGGACGGCCTGCTCGTGGCCGCAGTGGTGGCGCTGCACGAGAACAGCAAAGTTAAACTGGAGGAGGCTGACCTGTTCTTCCAG gaactGGGTAAGGACAGTATGGACAGACAGAGTCTACAAGTGCTTGTGGACTTCTGGGAGGCGCTGCTGGTGGCCTCGTCTCAGGGAACCATTATCCAGGAGCTCCTGTCCCGCCTGACCTCTGTGTACATTGACCGCGTCACACGCGGAGAACGTGCTGGCCTTGTGGCCCTCAGAAGTGCTGAGGACCTG ATGAACTCGTGCTCTCACTATGGGCAGCTGTACCCGTGGGTGAACATCCTGACCCCATCTCACCCCAGCACTACCCAAGATCACCAGGAAGACCTGCGCAAGCTCCAGGTCTGTAACATTACAGACTCCCTCCCAGGTCACAG GTCTGAATGGTAA
- the hps3 gene encoding BLOC-2 complex member HPS3 isoform X2, whose translation MVHVYNCHPFASQNIVPTAQEPGVVCCGGGAVFVVSGGGCKIEAYQMQDDGCPLICRFSTMGAVRSILYSQIGDYLVTIEERNSATYLRAYTNWRYQASEKTRIGVRLLGHFLRGSSLRGAPKEQMEIIEMPLSEPPQCMACCALTGDLLVGCSRSSAVFSLKRQELSTRLAVLDFEMLVILHVPSWNVSHVAFCAGYVALQTELEVVVVKLEHMEKTCPSPEDQTQIPSSPGAARAGLTDADVKKELENPQEAEDFFVFPKHLELLGDDAKDCGISVSLEWVESEAGRGMTLTYVLYRRFAPDFFQGCSVEETCLHSLQLLPVFSGGCYGDSDPGVREPLCVFCFFSMPSAGYLYSLKNPVELISTYQYPEKAHQAALCDQFLYVITRNALQCFSVRCCSVAARAEDPYIDTTMKACPPVTMEVCALRIQLFIGLKSLCHSGKYIVLITAADVEGREETQGAARTTSKKMSRTKGVSDSGHGWNLYVISTVSTLQLYREMVEYSRRYEKTSPLSQNCLHLLSEAHLLVRSALLGLTGREAPDRDLLQQAFRESCAQLADCFSRVDRQDCHLALPYYKMSGLSVTEVIQRIVTPTGRSAEVADYGKGFLFFLKHSLYEETMEELSEETANTMLDIFSQSEPEQLPHVVNSRFMAKADPTCVLEHLSRLEVSGVSSVTLTLCKAAQALRLGQLQQYHQQMDRHTEMLQVFGFVEEPRLLLQGRGVAVTPTVFARHLHHTQDGLLVAAVVALHENSKVKLEEADLFFQELGKDSMDRQSLQVLVDFWEALLVASSQGTIIQELLSRLTSVYIDRVTRGERAGLVALRSAEDLMNSCSHYGQLYPWVNILTPSHPSTTQDHQEDLRKLQSLLCGPTLDVPPLLPLLKQLPDTDGGGVSVHVLSATRLGQLDISLQRLLDRCPEAVIPYAHHQLHGHTLALWWQKLFPELCERIRVSSGNGVLLAALKETVKVVAMELSPLEFLELLPDDGSSQFFLPHLLECCLRHGQSHGQSHGQSHGQSQGQSHSQSHGQYAHIVLEGE comes from the exons ATGGTTCATGTGTACAACTGCCACCCCTTCGCTTCCCAGAACATAGTGCCCACGGCCCAAGAGCccggtgtggtgtgttgtggaggaggTGCCGTGTTCGTGGTGTCGGGCGGAGGATGCAAGATCGAGGCGTACCAGATGCAGGACGATGGCTGCCCTCTCATCTGTCGTTTTTCTACTATGGGTGCAGTCCGTAGTATTCTGTACAGTCAAATAG GGGACTATCTAGTTACTATTGAGGAGAGAAACAGCGCCACCTACCTCCGGGCCTACACCAACTGGCGCTATCAGGCTTCTGAGAAGACCCGCATCGGCGTGCGTCTCCTCGGACACTTCCTGCGCGGCTCGTCGCTGCGTGGAGCTCCAAAGGAGCAGATGGAGATCATCGAGATGCCACTGTCCGAGCCCCCTCAGTGCATGGCGTGCTGCGCCCTGACGGGAGACCTGCTGGTCGGCTGCTCCAGGAGCTCGGCGGTGTTCAGCCTGAAGAGGCAGGAGCTGAGCACGCGGCTGGCTGTGCTGGACTTCGAAATGCTCGTCATCCTCCACGTTCCCAGCTGGAACGTGTCACACGTGGCCTTCTGTGCCGGATACGTGGCCTTGCAGACAGagctggaggtggtggtggtgaagctGGAGCACATGGAGAAGACGTGTCCATCTCCAGAAGATCAAACACAGATACCCAGCAGCCCTGGAGCAGCCCGAGCTGGCCTCACTGATGCTG ATGTGAAAAAAGAGCTTGAAAATCCTCAAGAGGCCGAAGACTTCTTTGTGTTCCCAAAGCATCTGGAGCTACTGGGAGATGATGCAAAAGACTGTGGCATCTCTGTGTCTTTAGAGTGGGTGGAGtcagaggcaggcagaggcaTGACACTTACTTATGTACTTTACAG GAGGTTTGCTCCAGACTTTTTCCAGGGCTGCAGTGTGGAGGAAACATGCTTACATTCGTTGCAGCTCCTTCCTGTATTTTCTG GTGGTTGTTATGGAGACAGTGATCCAGGCGTGAGAGAGCCTCTGTGTGTCTTCTGCTTCTTCTCCATGCCCAGTGCTGGTTACCTGTACAGCCTGAAGAACCCCGTGGAGCTAATCTCCACGTACCAGTacccagagaaggcccatcaaGCTGCTCTGTGCGATCAGTTCTTGTATGTCATCACCAG GAATGCTCTGCAGTGCTTCTCTGTGCGCTGCTGTTCGGTGGCAGCTCGGGCGGAGGACCCCTACATCGACACCACCATGAAG GCGTGTCCCCCCGTCACCATGGAAGTGTGTGCGCTGCGTATTCAGCTCTTCATTGGTCTGAAGTCACTGTGTCACAGCGGGAAGTACATCGTGTTGATCACAGCCGCCGACGTGGAGGGCAGAGAGGAGACGCAAGGAGCAGCGAGAACGAC aTCTAAGAAGATGTCCAGGACCAAGGGTGTCAGTGACAGTGGTCATGGATGGAACCTGTATGTGATCAGCACTGTGTCCACACTGCAGCTCTACAGAGAGATG GTGGAGTACAGTAGGCGGTATGAGAAGACCAGCCCGCTGTCCCAGAACTGTCTGCACCTGCTGAGTGAGGCCCACCTGCTGGTACGGAGTGCCCTGCTGGGCCTAACGGGGCGTGAGGCCCCAGACCGAGACCTGCTCCAGCAGGCATTCAGAGAGAGCTGCGCTCAGCTGGCTGACTGCTTCAGCAG GGTTGACAGGCAGGATTGTCACCTGGCCCTGCCCTACTACAAGATGTCTGGCCTGTCTGTGACTGAGGTCATCCAGAGGATCGTGACCCCCACCGGCCGCAGTGCAGAGGTGGCCGACTATGGGAAAGGCTTCCTGTTCTTCCTCAAGCACTCTCTCTATGAGGAAACCATGGAAGAGCTGAGTGAA GAGACGGCTAACACGATGCTGGATATTTTCAGTCAGTCAGAGCCTGAGCAGCTCCCACATGTAGTGAACAGCCGGTTCATGGCGAAGGCCGACCCCACGTGCGTGCTGGAGCACCTGTCGCGGCTGGAGGTGTCGGGGGTGTCCTCCGtcaccctcacactctgcaAGGCTGCCCAGGCCCTGCGTCTGGGACAGCTGCAGCAGTACCACCAGCAGATGGACCGCCACACCGAG ATGCTGCAGGTCTTCGGCTTTGTGGAGGAGCCCAGGCTGCTGTTGCAGGGCAGAGGTGTTGCCGTGACGCCCACCGTGTTCGCTCGGCACCTGCATCACACACAGGACGGCCTGCTCGTGGCCGCAGTGGTGGCGCTGCACGAGAACAGCAAAGTTAAACTGGAGGAGGCTGACCTGTTCTTCCAG gaactGGGTAAGGACAGTATGGACAGACAGAGTCTACAAGTGCTTGTGGACTTCTGGGAGGCGCTGCTGGTGGCCTCGTCTCAGGGAACCATTATCCAGGAGCTCCTGTCCCGCCTGACCTCTGTGTACATTGACCGCGTCACACGCGGAGAACGTGCTGGCCTTGTGGCCCTCAGAAGTGCTGAGGACCTG ATGAACTCGTGCTCTCACTATGGGCAGCTGTACCCGTGGGTGAACATCCTGACCCCATCTCACCCCAGCACTACCCAAGATCACCAGGAAGACCTGCGCAAGCTCCAG TCCCTCCTGTGTGGCCCCACGCTGGATGTGccccccctcctgcccctgctGAAGCAGCTGCCGGACACAGACGGTGgcggtgtgagtgtgcacgtgttgAGTGCCACCCGGCTGGGCCAGCTCGACATCTCGCTGCAGCGTCTGCTGGATCGCTGTCCCGAGGCCGTCATCCCCTACGCACACCACCAGCTGCACGGCCACACACTG GCTCTGTGGTGGCAGAAATTGTTTCCGGAGCTCTGTGAGAGGATAAGGGTTTCCTCCGGGAATGGCGTTCTACTGGCTGCTCTCAAAG AGACTGTGAAGGTGGTTGCCATGGAGTTGAGCCCATTAGAGTTCCTGGAACTTCTGCCTGATGATGGAAGTTCACAGTTCTTCCTGCCTCATCTTCTGGAGTGCTGCCTGAGACACGGCCAATCACACGGCCAATCACACGGCCAATCACACGGCCAATCACAAGGCCAAtcacacagccaatcacacgGCCAGTACGCTCACATAGTGCTAGAGGGTGAATAG
- the hps3 gene encoding BLOC-2 complex member HPS3 isoform X1: MVHVYNCHPFASQNIVPTAQEPGVVCCGGGAVFVVSGGGCKIEAYQMQDDGCPLICRFSTMGAVRSILYSQIGDYLVTIEERNSATYLRAYTNWRYQASEKTRIGVRLLGHFLRGSSLRGAPKEQMEIIEMPLSEPPQCMACCALTGDLLVGCSRSSAVFSLKRQELSTRLAVLDFEMLVILHVPSWNVSHVAFCAGYVALQTELEVVVVKLEHMEKTCPSPEDQTQIPSSPGAARAGLTDADVKKELENPQEAEDFFVFPKHLELLGDDAKDCGISVSLEWVESEAGRGMTLTYVLYRRFAPDFFQGCSVEETCLHSLQLLPVFSGGCYGDSDPGVREPLCVFCFFSMPSAGYLYSLKNPVELISTYQYPEKAHQAALCDQFLYVITRNALQCFSVRCCSVAARAEDPYIDTTMKACPPVTMEVCALRIQLFIGLKSLCHSGKYIVLITAADVEGREETQGAARTTDSKGPSALTGILLAVGVDSSSNPALESFLSRSFLSKKMSRTKGVSDSGHGWNLYVISTVSTLQLYREMVEYSRRYEKTSPLSQNCLHLLSEAHLLVRSALLGLTGREAPDRDLLQQAFRESCAQLADCFSRVDRQDCHLALPYYKMSGLSVTEVIQRIVTPTGRSAEVADYGKGFLFFLKHSLYEETMEELSEETANTMLDIFSQSEPEQLPHVVNSRFMAKADPTCVLEHLSRLEVSGVSSVTLTLCKAAQALRLGQLQQYHQQMDRHTEMLQVFGFVEEPRLLLQGRGVAVTPTVFARHLHHTQDGLLVAAVVALHENSKVKLEEADLFFQELGKDSMDRQSLQVLVDFWEALLVASSQGTIIQELLSRLTSVYIDRVTRGERAGLVALRSAEDLMNSCSHYGQLYPWVNILTPSHPSTTQDHQEDLRKLQSLLCGPTLDVPPLLPLLKQLPDTDGGGVSVHVLSATRLGQLDISLQRLLDRCPEAVIPYAHHQLHGHTLALWWQKLFPELCERIRVSSGNGVLLAALKETVKVVAMELSPLEFLELLPDDGSSQFFLPHLLECCLRHGQSHGQSHGQSHGQSQGQSHSQSHGQYAHIVLEGE; encoded by the exons ATGGTTCATGTGTACAACTGCCACCCCTTCGCTTCCCAGAACATAGTGCCCACGGCCCAAGAGCccggtgtggtgtgttgtggaggaggTGCCGTGTTCGTGGTGTCGGGCGGAGGATGCAAGATCGAGGCGTACCAGATGCAGGACGATGGCTGCCCTCTCATCTGTCGTTTTTCTACTATGGGTGCAGTCCGTAGTATTCTGTACAGTCAAATAG GGGACTATCTAGTTACTATTGAGGAGAGAAACAGCGCCACCTACCTCCGGGCCTACACCAACTGGCGCTATCAGGCTTCTGAGAAGACCCGCATCGGCGTGCGTCTCCTCGGACACTTCCTGCGCGGCTCGTCGCTGCGTGGAGCTCCAAAGGAGCAGATGGAGATCATCGAGATGCCACTGTCCGAGCCCCCTCAGTGCATGGCGTGCTGCGCCCTGACGGGAGACCTGCTGGTCGGCTGCTCCAGGAGCTCGGCGGTGTTCAGCCTGAAGAGGCAGGAGCTGAGCACGCGGCTGGCTGTGCTGGACTTCGAAATGCTCGTCATCCTCCACGTTCCCAGCTGGAACGTGTCACACGTGGCCTTCTGTGCCGGATACGTGGCCTTGCAGACAGagctggaggtggtggtggtgaagctGGAGCACATGGAGAAGACGTGTCCATCTCCAGAAGATCAAACACAGATACCCAGCAGCCCTGGAGCAGCCCGAGCTGGCCTCACTGATGCTG ATGTGAAAAAAGAGCTTGAAAATCCTCAAGAGGCCGAAGACTTCTTTGTGTTCCCAAAGCATCTGGAGCTACTGGGAGATGATGCAAAAGACTGTGGCATCTCTGTGTCTTTAGAGTGGGTGGAGtcagaggcaggcagaggcaTGACACTTACTTATGTACTTTACAG GAGGTTTGCTCCAGACTTTTTCCAGGGCTGCAGTGTGGAGGAAACATGCTTACATTCGTTGCAGCTCCTTCCTGTATTTTCTG GTGGTTGTTATGGAGACAGTGATCCAGGCGTGAGAGAGCCTCTGTGTGTCTTCTGCTTCTTCTCCATGCCCAGTGCTGGTTACCTGTACAGCCTGAAGAACCCCGTGGAGCTAATCTCCACGTACCAGTacccagagaaggcccatcaaGCTGCTCTGTGCGATCAGTTCTTGTATGTCATCACCAG GAATGCTCTGCAGTGCTTCTCTGTGCGCTGCTGTTCGGTGGCAGCTCGGGCGGAGGACCCCTACATCGACACCACCATGAAG GCGTGTCCCCCCGTCACCATGGAAGTGTGTGCGCTGCGTATTCAGCTCTTCATTGGTCTGAAGTCACTGTGTCACAGCGGGAAGTACATCGTGTTGATCACAGCCGCCGACGTGGAGGGCAGAGAGGAGACGCAAGGAGCAGCGAGAACGAC CGATTCAAAAGGGCCCTCTGCCCTCACAGGGATTCTCCTAGCGGTAGGTGTAGATTCATCATCCAACCCTGCTCTGGAGAGCTTCCTATCCAGATCCTTCCT aTCTAAGAAGATGTCCAGGACCAAGGGTGTCAGTGACAGTGGTCATGGATGGAACCTGTATGTGATCAGCACTGTGTCCACACTGCAGCTCTACAGAGAGATG GTGGAGTACAGTAGGCGGTATGAGAAGACCAGCCCGCTGTCCCAGAACTGTCTGCACCTGCTGAGTGAGGCCCACCTGCTGGTACGGAGTGCCCTGCTGGGCCTAACGGGGCGTGAGGCCCCAGACCGAGACCTGCTCCAGCAGGCATTCAGAGAGAGCTGCGCTCAGCTGGCTGACTGCTTCAGCAG GGTTGACAGGCAGGATTGTCACCTGGCCCTGCCCTACTACAAGATGTCTGGCCTGTCTGTGACTGAGGTCATCCAGAGGATCGTGACCCCCACCGGCCGCAGTGCAGAGGTGGCCGACTATGGGAAAGGCTTCCTGTTCTTCCTCAAGCACTCTCTCTATGAGGAAACCATGGAAGAGCTGAGTGAA GAGACGGCTAACACGATGCTGGATATTTTCAGTCAGTCAGAGCCTGAGCAGCTCCCACATGTAGTGAACAGCCGGTTCATGGCGAAGGCCGACCCCACGTGCGTGCTGGAGCACCTGTCGCGGCTGGAGGTGTCGGGGGTGTCCTCCGtcaccctcacactctgcaAGGCTGCCCAGGCCCTGCGTCTGGGACAGCTGCAGCAGTACCACCAGCAGATGGACCGCCACACCGAG ATGCTGCAGGTCTTCGGCTTTGTGGAGGAGCCCAGGCTGCTGTTGCAGGGCAGAGGTGTTGCCGTGACGCCCACCGTGTTCGCTCGGCACCTGCATCACACACAGGACGGCCTGCTCGTGGCCGCAGTGGTGGCGCTGCACGAGAACAGCAAAGTTAAACTGGAGGAGGCTGACCTGTTCTTCCAG gaactGGGTAAGGACAGTATGGACAGACAGAGTCTACAAGTGCTTGTGGACTTCTGGGAGGCGCTGCTGGTGGCCTCGTCTCAGGGAACCATTATCCAGGAGCTCCTGTCCCGCCTGACCTCTGTGTACATTGACCGCGTCACACGCGGAGAACGTGCTGGCCTTGTGGCCCTCAGAAGTGCTGAGGACCTG ATGAACTCGTGCTCTCACTATGGGCAGCTGTACCCGTGGGTGAACATCCTGACCCCATCTCACCCCAGCACTACCCAAGATCACCAGGAAGACCTGCGCAAGCTCCAG TCCCTCCTGTGTGGCCCCACGCTGGATGTGccccccctcctgcccctgctGAAGCAGCTGCCGGACACAGACGGTGgcggtgtgagtgtgcacgtgttgAGTGCCACCCGGCTGGGCCAGCTCGACATCTCGCTGCAGCGTCTGCTGGATCGCTGTCCCGAGGCCGTCATCCCCTACGCACACCACCAGCTGCACGGCCACACACTG GCTCTGTGGTGGCAGAAATTGTTTCCGGAGCTCTGTGAGAGGATAAGGGTTTCCTCCGGGAATGGCGTTCTACTGGCTGCTCTCAAAG AGACTGTGAAGGTGGTTGCCATGGAGTTGAGCCCATTAGAGTTCCTGGAACTTCTGCCTGATGATGGAAGTTCACAGTTCTTCCTGCCTCATCTTCTGGAGTGCTGCCTGAGACACGGCCAATCACACGGCCAATCACACGGCCAATCACACGGCCAATCACAAGGCCAAtcacacagccaatcacacgGCCAGTACGCTCACATAGTGCTAGAGGGTGAATAG
- the LOC143527958 gene encoding fetuin-B, whose translation MPEIILLSLIFLFSQHVTTSPVQIGCLDPTVLKVAEDSLDQLNLHRKDGYIFSLNRLYDVTKVAKEGGGDLLHLTVDVLETKCHVISRRKWKSCEVKGFGYVPVFGKCEIFVSIQNNTSNIQKYSCTIQQALPRDILDSCPDCPVAVDLNNTNAAKAVQASLKKFNTENPSNYSILLNITGAKMQWVVGPAYFVDFTIQRADCVNNTSGANECLPQNETSTKGSCTGSHVENMHIPKTYIDVTCSFFKLPEQDTQEHHGQASVRAMMLDGANIRGTVRVLSPKNNQFFSRAQPSTYNCPGSRSHSVGIRKLDQ comes from the exons ATGCCGGAGATCATCTTACTGTCACTCATATTTCTTTTCTCTCAGCATGTCACTACGTCTCCTGTGCAAATAGGCTGCCTGGATCCCACAGTGTTGAAGGTGGCAGAGGACTCACTGGACCAGCTCAATCTTCACAGGAAAGACGGCTACATCTTCTCACTGAACAGGCTGTATGATGTCACGAAAGTGGCAAAA GAGGGAGGTGGGGACCTTTTACATTTGACCGTAGATGTTCTGGAGACAAAGTGTCATGTGATCAGCAGGAGGAAATGGAAGTCATGTGAAGTAAAGGGCTTTGGATATGTTCCT GTCTTTGGAAAATGTGAAATATTTGTTTCCATTCAGAACAACACCAGCAATATTCAGAAGTACAGTTGCACCATCCAACAAG CGTTACCTAGAGATATACTGGACTCATGCCCAGACTGCCCTGTAGCAGTGGACCTAAACAACACCAACGCAGCAAAAGCTGTACAGGCTTCACTTAAAAAATTCAACACTGAAAACCCATCCAATTACTCTATTCTCCTCAACATAACAGGAGCTAAGATGCAG TGGGTTGTTGGTCCAGCATACTTTGTGGACTTCACCATACAGAGGGCAGACTGTGTTAACAACACATCTGGTGCAAATGAATGCCTGCCACAGAATGAAACATCT ACAAAGGGCAGCTGCACTGGATCACATGTTGAAAATATGCATATTCCAAAAACTTACATAGACGTCACCTGTTCATTCTTTAAACTG CCTGAACAAGACACGCAGGAGCACCATGGCCAGGCCAGTGTACGAGCTATGATGCTTGATGGTGCAAACATCCGTGGGACAGTTCGTGTTCTGTCCCCTAAAAACAATCAATTCTTCTCCAGAGCCCAACCATCCACCTATAACTGCCCTGGGAGCAGAAGTCATTCTGTGGGAATAAGAAAATTAGATCAGTGA